In Bos mutus isolate GX-2022 chromosome 10, NWIPB_WYAK_1.1, whole genome shotgun sequence, a single window of DNA contains:
- the LOC102286438 gene encoding olfactory receptor 4F3/4F16/4F29: MKLMDGGNCSVVSEFLLQGLTSSWEIQILLFVLFTVFYIASMLGNLLIVLTVLSDHHLHSPMYFLLANLSFIDTGVSSIATPKMISDLFRRHKVISFRGCITQMFFIHTVGGAEMVLLTVMAYDRYVAICKPLHYPTIMSLRMCTSLLAVAWTSGLIHSVAQLAFVVNLPFCGPNEMDSFYCDFPRFIKLACTDTYRLEFLITANSGFISMGTFFILIVSYIFILVTVRKHSSGGSSKALSTLSAHITVVVFFFGSCIIVYVWPFPTLPIDKFLAIFDVLITPFMNPIIYTLRNKEMKMAMRRLFGKVLSFRKCSHAQSKKFRLILTLLGN, from the coding sequence ATGAAGTTGATGGATGGAGGaaattgctcagtggtgtctgaattTTTGCTGCAGGGACTCACCAGTTCTTGGGAGATCCAGATTCTTCTATTTGTATTGTTCACAGTATTTTATATAGCAAGTATGTTGGGAAACCTTCTCATTGTGCTCACAGTTCTCTCAGACCACCATTTACATTCCCCCATGTACTTTTTGTTGGCAAATCTCTCCTTCATTGACACAGGTGTTTCCAGCATTGCAACCCCAAAGATGATTTCTGACCTTTTCAGAAGACACAAAGTCATCTCCTTCAGAGGCTGCATCACTCAGATGTTCTTTATTCACACTGTTGGGGGTGCAGAAATGGTGCTGCTCACAGTCATGGCCTATGACCGGTATGTTGCCATCTGTAAGCCACTCCACTACCCGACCATCATGAGCCTAAGAATGTGCACTTCTCTTCTGGCTGTTGCTTGGACCAGTGGACTCATCCactctgtggcccagctggcttTTGTTGTCAACTTACCCTTTTGTGGCCCCAATGAAATGGATAGCTTTTACTGTGATTTTCCTCGGTTCATCAAGCTTGCATGTACAGACACGTATAGATTGGAGTTTCTGATCACTGCCAACAGTGGTTTCATCTCCATGGGCACCTTCTTTATCCTGATTGTGTCTTACATCTTCATCCTGGTCACGGTTCGCAAACACTCTTCAGGTGGTTCATCCAAGGCCCTTTCTACCCTCTCAGCTCACATCACTGTGgtagtttttttctttggctcttgCATTATTGTCTATGTGTGGCCATTCCCTACCTTACCCATAGATAAATTTTTAGCCATCTTTGATGTTCTAATTACTCCTTTTATGAATCCTATTATCTATACGCTTAGAAATAAGGAGATGAAGATGGCAATGAGGAGACTGTTTGGTAAGGTTTTAAGTTTCAGGAAATGTTCTCATGCACAATCCAAGAAATTCAGATTGATCTTGACTCTTCTTGGAAATTAA
- the LOC102282982 gene encoding olfactory receptor 4F15: protein MGAANHSMVSEFVFLGLSSSWEIQLLLFLFFSVFYMASLMGNLLIVFSVSADASLHSPMYFLLANLSFLDVGVCSIAAPKMIYDLFRKHKAISFGGCLTQIFFIHAIGGTEMVLLIAMAFDRYVAICKPLHYLTIMNPRMCVLILAAAWVLGLIHSVAQLAFVVDLPFCGPNVLDSFYCDLPQLIKLACAETYRLEFMVTANSGLISVGSFFILIISYIFILVTVWKHSSGSVSKALSTLSAHVTVVVLFFGPLIFFYTWPFPSSHLDKFLAIFDAVLTPFLNPVIYTFRNKEMKAAMKKLCHQLVSYSKMS from the coding sequence ATGGGTGCAGCCAACCACTCCATGGTATCTGAGTTTGTGTTCCTGGGGCTCTCCAGTTCCTGGGAGATCcagcttcttcttttcctttttttctctgtgttctacATGGCAAGCCTGATGGGAAACCTCCTCATTGTGTTCTCTGTGAGTGCTGATGCTAGCTTGCACTCCCCCATGTATTTCCTGCTAGCCAACCTCTCCTTTCTTGATGTGGGGGTTTGCTCTATTGCTGCTCCCAAAATGATTTATGACCTTTTCAGAAAACACAAAGCCATCTCTTTTGGGGGTTGTCTCACTCAGATCTTCTTTATTCATGCCATTGGGGGCACAGAAATGGTGCTGCTCATTGCCATGGCCTTTGACAGATATGTAGCCATATGCAAGCCTCTCCACTATCTGACCATCATGAACCCACGAATGTGCGTTTTGATTTTGGCTGCTGCCTGGGTCCTTGGCCTCATTCACTCAGTGGCCCAATTGGCTTTTGTTGTAGACTTGCCCTTCTGTGGTCCTAATGTACTGGACAGCTTTTATTGTGATCTCCCCCAACTCATTAAACTTGCTTGCGCAGAGACCTATAGACTAGAGTTCATGGTCACTGCCAACAGTGGACTCATCTCCGTGGGTTCCTTCTTCATATTGATTATTTCCTACATCTTCATTCTGGTCACTGTTTGGAAACACTCCTCAGGTAGTGTATCCAAGGCCCTCTCCACCTTGTCAGCTCACGTCACTGTGGTGGTCTTATTCTTTGGGCCATTAATCTTCTTCTACACCTGGCCCTTCCCTTCATCACACTTGGACAAGTTCCTTGCTATCTTTGATGCAGTGCTCActccttttctgaatccagtcaTCTACACATTCAGGAACAAGGAGATGaaagcagcaatgaagaaactCTGCCATCAGCTTGTGAGTTACAGCAAGATGTCCTAA